The Pseudomonas triclosanedens genome has a window encoding:
- a CDS encoding HPr family phosphocarrier protein, whose product MPALEITIINKLGLHARAAAKFVGVAGRYPCQIRVGRNPESTVDGKSIMAVMMLAAGKGTNLHLAAEGEQENEALDALAELINNYFDEGE is encoded by the coding sequence ATGCCCGCCCTCGAAATCACCATCATCAACAAGCTTGGTCTGCACGCCCGTGCGGCAGCCAAATTCGTCGGCGTGGCGGGACGTTATCCCTGCCAGATTCGCGTTGGGCGCAATCCGGAAAGCACCGTCGACGGCAAGAGCATCATGGCAGTGATGATGCTCGCCGCCGGCAAGGGCACGAACCTGCACCTCGCGGCGGAGGGTGAGCAGGAGAACGAGGCGCTGGACGCGCTGGCCGAGTTGATCAACAACTACTTCGACGAAGGCGAATGA
- the rapZ gene encoding RNase adapter RapZ produces the protein MRLIIVSGRSGSGKSTALNVLEDSGFYCIDNLPASLLPDLAQRALLHTELLQPQVAVSIDARNLPSQLQRFPELLQEARDKHIQCDVLYLDADDETLLKRFSETRRRHPLTTDTRSLAEAIADESNLLAPIADLADLKLNTTHLNLYQLRDVLKLRLLNKPELGTAFLVESFGFKRGMPVDADLVFDVRCLPNPYWKPELREHTGLDSDVQEYLAAQADVEEMYQDILGYLNKWLPRFAASNRAYVTIAIGCTGGQHRSTYLAERIGKALKETLTNVQIRHRDLS, from the coding sequence ATGCGCCTGATCATCGTCAGTGGAAGATCCGGCTCGGGCAAGAGCACCGCGCTCAATGTGCTCGAAGACAGCGGCTTCTACTGCATCGATAACCTGCCGGCCAGCCTGCTTCCAGACCTGGCGCAACGTGCGCTGCTCCATACGGAACTGCTGCAGCCGCAGGTCGCCGTTTCCATCGATGCACGCAACCTGCCCAGCCAGCTGCAACGCTTCCCAGAGCTGCTGCAGGAAGCCCGCGACAAGCATATCCAGTGTGACGTTCTGTACCTCGATGCGGACGATGAAACCCTGCTCAAGCGTTTCTCAGAGACGCGCCGTCGCCACCCACTGACCACCGACACGCGCTCGCTGGCCGAGGCCATCGCCGACGAGAGCAACCTCCTGGCGCCAATCGCTGACCTCGCCGATCTCAAGCTCAACACTACGCACCTGAACCTCTATCAGTTGCGCGACGTGCTCAAGCTGCGCCTGCTGAACAAGCCCGAGCTGGGTACCGCATTCCTGGTCGAATCCTTCGGATTCAAGCGTGGCATGCCTGTGGATGCCGACCTGGTGTTCGATGTGCGCTGCCTGCCCAACCCCTACTGGAAGCCCGAACTGCGCGAGCACACGGGGCTCGACTCCGACGTGCAGGAGTACCTGGCCGCGCAGGCCGACGTCGAGGAGATGTACCAGGATATCCTCGGCTACCTGAACAAATGGTTGCCGCGCTTCGCCGCGAGCAACCGGGCCTACGTCACCATCGCCATCGGCTGTACCGGCGGCCAGCACCGCTCGACCTACCTGGCCGAGCGAATCGGCAAGGCCCTCAAGGAAACCCTCACCAACGTGCAGATTCGCCACCGCGACCTGAGCTAG
- the ptsN gene encoding PTS IIA-like nitrogen regulatory protein PtsN, with protein MIRLEQILTPGRSLVNVPGGSKKRVLEQIANLVARELPGFDAQDIFENLVARERLGSTGFGNGIAIPHCRLPGCQSPISAILHLDSPVDFDALDGAPVDLVFVLLVPEAATEEHLELLRQIASMLDRSDVRDRLRHAANGEELYRIVVDFQNNGH; from the coding sequence ATGATTCGACTCGAGCAAATCCTGACCCCCGGCCGTTCCCTGGTGAACGTGCCGGGCGGCAGCAAGAAACGCGTACTCGAACAAATCGCCAACCTGGTGGCTCGCGAGCTGCCAGGTTTCGATGCGCAAGACATCTTCGAAAACCTGGTGGCTCGGGAGCGCCTGGGCTCCACCGGTTTCGGCAATGGCATTGCCATTCCCCATTGCCGCCTCCCTGGCTGCCAATCGCCCATCAGTGCCATTCTCCACCTGGATTCCCCGGTCGACTTCGACGCTCTCGACGGCGCCCCGGTAGACCTGGTGTTCGTCCTGCTGGTACCTGAAGCCGCCACCGAGGAGCATCTGGAGCTGCTTCGGCAGATCGCCTCCATGCTCGACCGTTCCGACGTCCGTGACCGTCTGCGCCACGCCGCCAACGGCGAGGAACTGTACCGGATCGTCGTGGACTTCCAGAACAACGGGCACTGA
- the hpf gene encoding ribosome hibernation-promoting factor, HPF/YfiA family — MQVNISGHQLDVTDALRDYVVEKLGRLERHFDKITNVQVIMEVEKLKQKIEATLHIAGGEVVACAEHEDMYAAIDLLTDKLDRQLIKHKEKYLERQQGVGVR, encoded by the coding sequence ATGCAAGTCAACATCAGTGGACATCAACTGGATGTGACCGACGCCCTGCGCGACTACGTCGTCGAAAAACTCGGCAGACTGGAGCGCCACTTCGACAAGATAACCAATGTTCAGGTCATCATGGAGGTCGAGAAACTGAAGCAGAAAATCGAAGCCACCCTCCACATCGCCGGCGGCGAAGTGGTGGCCTGTGCTGAACATGAAGACATGTACGCGGCCATCGACCTGCTCACCGACAAGCTCGACCGCCAACTGATCAAGCACAAGGAAAAATACCTCGAGCGCCAACAGGGTGTTGGTGTTCGTTAA